In Meiothermus ruber DSM 1279, the following proteins share a genomic window:
- a CDS encoding MerR family transcriptional regulator, which yields MRNDLGVYTIAEVEERTGLSSALLRQWERRYGFPRPERSPGGHRLYSQTDLEALRHIKKWIAEGVAPAQAVRRYLEGLTQEGPRPPEALSMELEEALLRADTEAAERTLSEAYRLHPMETVVMEVIAPCLRRIGDGWHLGRVSTAQEHFASTYLRGTLHGLLNLMGGSLGPTLVVSTLPGEQHEIGSLITALFLRRAGYTVHYLGPNTPLADLRSFAERTGAKAVVLSAVQPVSLESLPHNALRHLAPVVVVGGRAAASDPHLVERLGAYYLGNDPRELAEMLSVTLKEAGLW from the coding sequence ATGCGCAACGATCTGGGGGTTTACACCATTGCCGAAGTGGAGGAGCGCACCGGGCTCTCCAGCGCACTGCTACGGCAGTGGGAGCGTCGGTATGGGTTCCCCCGGCCCGAACGCTCACCGGGTGGGCACAGGCTGTACAGCCAGACCGACCTCGAGGCCCTGCGCCACATCAAAAAGTGGATCGCCGAGGGGGTCGCCCCGGCCCAGGCCGTTCGCCGCTACCTGGAAGGCCTGACCCAGGAGGGCCCACGCCCCCCTGAGGCCCTCTCGATGGAGCTCGAGGAGGCCTTGCTGCGGGCCGATACCGAGGCGGCCGAGCGCACCCTCTCGGAGGCCTACAGGCTGCACCCTATGGAAACCGTGGTAATGGAGGTCATCGCACCCTGCCTGCGCCGCATCGGCGACGGCTGGCACCTGGGCCGCGTGAGCACCGCGCAAGAACACTTTGCCAGCACCTACCTGCGGGGCACCTTACACGGCCTGCTCAACCTGATGGGGGGGTCGCTGGGGCCCACCCTGGTGGTCTCTACCCTACCGGGGGAACAGCACGAGATTGGGAGCCTGATCACCGCATTGTTCCTGCGCCGGGCCGGTTACACCGTGCACTACCTGGGGCCCAACACCCCTCTGGCCGACCTCCGGTCGTTTGCCGAGCGCACCGGAGCCAAAGCTGTGGTGCTCTCGGCGGTGCAGCCCGTTTCCCTGGAGTCGCTGCCGCACAACGCCCTGCGCCACCTGGCCCCTGTGGTGGTGGTGGGGGGCCGGGCCGCAGCCAGCGACCCCCACCTGGTGGAACGGCTGGGCGCATACTACCTGGGCAACGATCCCCGTGAGCTGGCCGAAATGCTCTCGGTAACCCTAAAGGAGGCGGGCCTGTGGTAG